In one Sander lucioperca isolate FBNREF2018 chromosome 7, SLUC_FBN_1.2, whole genome shotgun sequence genomic region, the following are encoded:
- the LOC116055808 gene encoding cystatin-A5-like isoform X2, with amino-acid sequence MAQTHTVGGYGQTADATKETQDLCHQVKTQVEKKTGKKYVEIIANEYRRQDGGDGINFLIKVHVGGEDYIHLIIFQDLGEEFFLHDVLENQTKISPLQPF; translated from the exons atggcacagacacacacggtcGGAGGATACGGTCAGACAGCAGACGCCACTAAGGAAACTCAGGATCTTTGTCATCAG GTGAAGACCCAGGTGGAGAAAAAGACAGGAAAGAAGTATGTGGAAATCATAGCAAATGAATACAGGAGGCAAGATGGTGGGGATGGAATCAACTTCCTCATCAAG GTTCATGTTGGAGGAGAGGactacattcatctgataaTCTTCCAAGATCTCGGAgaagagtttttcctgcatgatGTACTGGAGAATCAGACCAAAATCAGCCCCCTCCAACCTTTTTAG
- the LOC116055808 gene encoding leukocyte cysteine proteinase inhibitor 1-like isoform X1, with protein sequence MAQTHTVGGYGQTADATKETQDLCHQVKTQVEKKTGANYVEYKAVKYRSQVVAGTNFLIKVHVGGANYIHVTVFRGLPCNGGKVSLTKVKDHQTKISPLEPIH encoded by the exons atggcacagacacacacggtcGGAGGATACGGTCAGACAGCAGACGCCACTAAGGAAACTCAGGATCTTTGTCATCAG GTGAAGACCCAGGTGGAGAAAAAGACAGGAGCAAATTATGTGGAATACAAAGCAGTTAAATACAGGAGTCAAGTTGTGGCAGGAACAAACTTCCTCATCAAG GTTCATGTTGGAGGAGCGAACtacattcatgtgacagtctTCCGAGGTCTTCCGTGTAACGGAGGAAAGGTGTCGCTGACTAAAGTAAAGGATCATCAGACCAAAATCAGCCCCCTCGAACCTATTCACTGA
- the LOC116055799 gene encoding sorting nexin-20-like, translating to MAEPERTEAPCCSTLTTQQLQQNLRAEKKRERPVRLLFEIPTTRIIEHLLSKYVVYDIVVMRSGSFDSRRVSVERRYSDFSRLHHDLLEEFGDELEEVVLPPKLLSGNFSADIISKRRLALQDYLARLYAARCARHAPRFARFFTEPEQKRAHGLLRAGKFTLATQQLQTVLEVEEKLLPWQHPTLSVPTLAALAVCHRDLEEAEPAFAAAQKALPATRRYGLKQYQAALLELLVDLGYQLGRPTATLQHELTLLRDAERGEATTRSLKEIVVQNFT from the exons ATGGCAGAACCAGAGAGGACTGAAG ctcccTGTTGTTCCACTTTAACCactcagcagctgcagcagaatCTGCGGgcggagaagaagagagagagacccgTCAGGCTGCTGTTTGAAATCCCCACGACTCGAATCATCGAACATCTTCTGTCCAAATATGTg GTGTATGACATCGTGGTGATGCGTTCTGGCAGCTTTGATTCCCGCCGTGTGTCGGTGGAACGCCGTTACAGCGACTTCTCCCGCCTCCACCACGACCTGCTGGAAGAGTTCGGCGATGAGCTGGAGGAGGTCGTTCTCCCGCCCAAACTCCTGAGCGGGAACTTCAGCGCTGACATCATCTCGAAGCGCCGCCTGGCCCTGCAGGACTACCTGGCGAGACTCTACGCCGCTCGCTGCGCCCGCCACGCTCCCCGCTTCGCCCGCTTCTTCACCGAGCCGGAGCAGAAACGGGCGCACGGCCTGCTGCGGGCGGGGAAGTTCACGCTCGCCACGCAGCAACTGCAGACCGTCCTGGAGGTGGAGGAGAAGCTGTTACCGTGGCAACACCCGACACTGAGCGTGCCCACGCTGGCCGCCCTCGCCGTGTGTCACCGCGACCTGGAGGAGGCGGAGCCGGCTTTCGCGGCGGCACAGAAAGCGCTGCCGGCGACCAGACGCTACGGGCTGAAGCAGTACCAAGCGgcgctgctggagctgctggtgGATCTGGGGTACCAGCTGGGACGTCCCACGGCCACGCTACAGCACGAGCTGACCCTCCTGAGGGACGCCGAGAGGGGCGAGGCCACCACGCGCTCGTTGAAGGAGATAGTCGTCCAAAACTTCACCTGA
- the LOC116055808 gene encoding cystatin-A5-like isoform X3, which produces MAQTHTVGGYGQTADATKETQDLCHQVKTQVEKKTGANYVEYKAVKYRSQVVAGTNFLIKVHVGGEDYIHLIIFQDLGEEFFLHDVLENQTKISPLQPF; this is translated from the exons atggcacagacacacacggtcGGAGGATACGGTCAGACAGCAGACGCCACTAAGGAAACTCAGGATCTTTGTCATCAG GTGAAGACCCAGGTGGAGAAAAAGACAGGAGCAAATTATGTGGAATACAAAGCAGTTAAATACAGGAGTCAAGTTGTGGCAGGAACAAACTTCCTCATCAAG GTTCATGTTGGAGGAGAGGactacattcatctgataaTCTTCCAAGATCTCGGAgaagagtttttcctgcatgatGTACTGGAGAATCAGACCAAAATCAGCCCCCTCCAACCTTTTTAG